Within the Streptomyces vilmorinianum genome, the region GGCGAGCAGGACGCCGATGTCGTCGCTGCCGGTCTGTCGGTCCGCCTGCCGCTGCCGGGCGTCGAGCTCGCGCAGCTGGGCGGGGTCGCCGGCGACGGCGGTCCGCAGCGCGTCCAGCGCCTCGGGCGTCCCGCCGAGCAGCTCGCGCAGCTCGGGCACGCCGGGGAAGCGCCCGTAGGCGGCCCGGAACGGCCCGACCAGCTGGGCGAGCGCGGTGGCGGCGCGGCGGCTGTCGGCGACGAGGTCCCCGACGAGCGCCTCGGCGAGGATCCGGGCGGCCTCGTCGGGGTCGTCGGCTCCGCCGTACAGGTCGAGGTCGTGGGTGGAGTCGGGCCGTCCGACGGAGACGACGACGTCGAAGGCCTCGTCGGGCCCGACGGGGGTGCCGTGCGAGGTGACGGCGACGACGGCGGCGCGGTTGGCGAGGGCCTGGAGGCAGAGCGACTCGACGACGGGCCGCACGAGCCGCGTGGTCTTGCCGGACCCGGCGGGCCCGACGGCGAGCAGCGAGGTCCCGAGCAGCCCGGGCTCGAGGGCGACGCCGGTGGTGCGGCGGGCGTAGGGGTTGCGGGGGTGGTCGGCGGCGGTGCCGATGCGCACCTGGCCGGTGGCCAGATCGTGGGTGGCGGTACGGACGGGCAGGTCGCGCAGGCCCGAGGGGTGGCCGCAGGCTGCGGCGCCCCGGGTGCGTACGGCCTCGGTGAAGGCGGCGAGCCGCTCCGGACGGGTCCGTACGCCCTGCCAGGCGCGGCGGATCCGGGCGTAGTCGACGTCCCCGAGCACACCGTGCCGGGTGGCCTCGGCGAGCTGGGCCGCGGACTCGGTCAGCCCGGCGTCGCGCAGCTCGGGCCATTCGGCGGGGTCGGAGGGGGCGCCCGCCGGCGGGGGCGGCGGGGTGTCGGTGGTCAGCCCGAGGCGTCGCCGTACGACGGGCCAGGTGCCCACGCGGCCCACGGCCGCGGCGACGGCCACGGCGAGCAGCACGTAGTAGACGTTGGAGACCCACATGAGCCAGGTGACGGTGCGGGGCATCTCGCGCCAGACGCCCGGCACGAGGACGAACAGCGGCCACACGGGCACGCCGTAGCGGTGCCAGACCTCGCGCCAGTTGCCGACGCGCCCGAAGCCGACGGCGATGAGCCCGAGGACGACGGCGTACCAGAGGTAGGTCGCCGAGACGTACAGCTCGAACTGGGGGTTCGTGCTCTGCCGCCACTCGTCGGGCACCAGCCAGAGCATGGGCAGGAGCCACCAGTTGTCGACGAAGATCCACCAGCCCTCGAGGTAGCCGTTCCGCAGCAGTGACCAGAGCAGCCAGCCGCAGAGGTAGGCGACGAAGGCGCCGCCGACCAGCTGCCGTCCCGGCACCTGGTCGGGCTCCTCCTGGGGGCGGGGCCGGTGGCCGAGCCGCCAGATGCCGGGTTCGGCGGCGGGCCTGGGGATACGGAGCCACTCGGCGACCCCCACCCGGGTGGGCGCGTGCGTGGGCGGCGGCGGGACGACGGGTCCCTGGCCCGGAGCCGGAGCCGGGGTCGGGGTCGGGGTCGGGGTCGGGGTCGGGGCAGCGGACGGGGTTGGGGCGGCGGCCGGGGTCGAGGACGGGGTCGGGGCTGGGCCGCCTGAGGGCACGGGTGGCCCCGCCGGCCGCGGTACGGCGTTCCCCCGCGTGTCGCGTGACTCGTACGTGCCTTCGGTCTCCATGAACCCCTGCCCCCTGACCAGCCAGGTCGCCGCATGCGTGCAACCGTCAATCTAGTGGGCGGCAGCGGCCCCGGAGCCGTTTCGGCGACCCGGAGGGCGAGGTGTGCCGTTCCGGCGCTCCCGGAGGGGCACCATGTCCATCACGGACAACGACCCACCCGCAACACTCCCGATCGGCGCATGCCCGCGCACCTCCCGCACGCCTAGCCTGCGGAAGAAACCCACAAGTGCGTCCAGAACATCCCAGGAGCCCCGCATGAACGCTGTCCCGCAGGAGCGGCGCGTCGTCACCGCCATCCCCGGTCCGAAGTCGCAGGAGCTTCAGGCCCGCCGCCTCGACGCCGTGGCCGGCGGCGTGGGCTCCGTGCTGCCCGTCTTCACCGCGAAGGCCGGCGGCGGCATCATCGAGGACGTCGACGGCAACCGCCTGATCGACTTCGGCTCCGGCATCGCCGTGACCTCGGTCGGCGCCTCCGCCGAGGCCGTCGTCCGCCGCGCCGCCGCGCAGCTCGCCGACTTCACGCACACCTGCTTCATGGTGACGCCGTACGAGGGGTACGTCGAGGTCTGCGAGGCGCTCTCCGAGCTGACCCCGGGCGACCACGCCAAGAAGTCCGCGCTGTTCAACTCGGGTGCCGAGGCGGTCGAGAACGCGGTCAAGATCGCCCGTTCGTACACCAAGCGCCAGGCCGTCGTCGTCTTCGACCACGGCTACCACGGCCGCACCAACCTCACGATGGCGCTGACGGCGAAGAACATGCCGTACAAGCAGGGCTTCGGCCCGTTCGCGCCCGAGGTCTACCGCGTGCCGGTCGCCTACGGCTACCGCTGGCCCACCGGCGCCGAGAACTGCGGCCCCGAGGCCGCCGCCCAGGCGATCGACCAGATCAGCAAGCAGATCGGCGCCGAGAACGTCGCCGCGATCATCATCGAGCCGGTCCTCGGCGAGGGCGGCTTCATCGAGCCCGCCAAGGGCTTCCTGCCGGCGATCGTGAAGTTCGCCAACGACAACGGCATCGTCTTCGTCGCCGACGAGATCCAGTCCGGCTTCTGCCGCACCGGCCAGTGGTTCGCCTGTGAGGACGAGGGCATCGTCCCGGACCTGATCACGACCGCCAAGGGCATCGCGGGCGGTCTGCCGCTCGCCGCCGTCACCGGCCGCGCCGAGATCATGGACTCCGTGCACGGCGGCGGCCTGGGCGGCACTTACGGCGGCAACCCGGTGGCCTGCGCCGGTGCGCTCGGCTCCATCGAGACCATGAAGGAGCTCGACCTCAACGCCAAGGCGAAGAACATCGAGTCGATCATGAAGGCCCGCCTGTCGGCGATGGCCGAGAAGTTCGACGCCATCGGTGACATCCGCGGCCGCGGCGCCATGATCGCCATCGAGCTGGTCAAGGACCGCGCGACCAAGGAGCCGAACCCGGAGGCCGCGGGCGCGCTGGCGAAGGCCTGCCACGCCGAGGGCCTGCTGGTCCTGACCTGTGGCACGTACGGCAACGTGCTGCGTTTCCTGCCGCCGCTGGTGATCGGCGAGGACCTCCTGAACGAGGGCCTCGACATCATCGAGAACGCGTTCGGCCAGCTCTGACGCATCTGACACACCGTGTGAAGAAGGTGTGGGGGGCCGATGGCGGGATGGAGATCCGGCTGTCGGTCCCCTTCTCTCTGCCGTACGGTTTCTGCAGATGAGAGAAACACCCCGCTCGCAGGGGACTGCGGGCGACAACAGGGCGGAGCCTCCCCAGCCCCGCCTTGACCGTGCCCTGGCGCACACCACTGGAGCCTCTGGCTCCGGAACTCCTCACCGATCGGATGGCCGCCCGCCCCACACCCCCCGGGGCGCGCGGCAGCCCGGTCACCTCGGACGCCCCGGAACCACCCCCCCTGTTCCGGGGCTTCCGGCTGTTCTCTCGGCGATCGTCCTGCTCGCGGTCGTCACCTGGCAGGTCGTGGCCGACGGCCCCCTCGCCCGCCTCGACGAGCGCCTCTCGCGCTCCCTCGTCGACCGCGTCCCCCGATGGCTCTCCGAACTCGGCGCCGATCTCGGCAACATGACGGTCGCTCTCCCGGTCCTCGCGTGCGCGATGGCGTACGCGGCATGGCGCGGCCGGCGCGTGGCGGCGCTGTACGCGGGGCTCGGCATGGTTCTCGTCCCGCTGCTGGTCATCCCCCTGAAGGAGTGGACGGCCCGCCCGGGCCCGCTGGAGCCCTGGGCGGCGGGCTACTACCCCTCGGGCCATACGGCGACGGCGATGGTGGCGTACTTCGGCGCCGCGTTCCTGATCTCGAACCGCCTGATCCCCGTCGCCGCACTGCTGACGGCGGCGACGGGGACCGGACTGATCCTGCGCGGCTACCACTGGCCGCTGGACGTGCTGGCCTCGGTGGCCCTGTGCGTCCCTCTCCTCCGATGGCCGATCATTTCCACGAGATCACACAAAAGGCACCAAATTTAAACACCCCGGAGGGATGAAGATCACTCTCGAGCAGGATGAAGCGACCACTTCACCCGGCCCCGAGAGGCGCAATGTCCATCACTCCGCGCGGCATGTCGATCCAGGAGGCGTACAGCCTCTACCGCAGCGAAAAGCTGACGGTGAACCGCAACTACCAGCGCAAGCTCGTCTGGGGCGTTGAAGAGAAGATCCACCTCATCGACAGCATTCTGCGCGGATACCCCATCCCTCTCTTCCTGCTCGCAGAGACGAGTGATCACAATTACGAGATCATCGACGGGATGCAGCGACTTGACGCCATCTTCGGTTTCATCGAACAGCGTTACGGAATAAACGGAGAAGGTTCGAAGGAGTTCTTCGATCTGGCGGAGTTCTCCCGCGCCCGCCAGCTCGCCGACTCGAAGGTGTTCGAAAGGGAACCCGGAAAGCCCCAACTGATCTCCGCGGCACAATGTGCCGACTTGCTGGACTACCAGCTCGCGGTCACCATCTTCGGCCCTCGCGAAGAAGCCAAGGTGACCGAGGTGTTCCGAAGGATCAATTCGGGAGGCCGGCAGCTGAGCGCCCAGGAGAAGCGTCAGGCGGGCGTGGTGAGCGAGTTCGTCAAGATGCTCCGGAAGCTTGCTTCCGATTTCCGGTACGACGGTTCCCCCGACGTTCTCCCCCTCACCAAGATGCCCGTCGTCTCCATCGACTCCGCGCGAGAGCGACTGGGATACGGGATCCCCGCCGAGGAGACGTACTGGTGCAGCCTGGGGATCCTGAGCACGCGGCAGCTCCAGCAGAGCGAGGACGAACAGCTCCTGGCGGACATCTGCATCTCGGCCATCAGAGGGAATACGTTCAGCGTCAGTTCGGACGTGCTCGACAAGTACTTCGACCTGGAAACGGCAGAGAGCAGATCCTTGGCCACGGATCTCTCCGCCTACGGCTCAGACAAGCTCGCCGCCGATGTCAAGCTGGTCCTGGGCGCGATGAAGACCATGGTGGACTCGACGAAACCGAACGTGGTGGGTGCCTTCCGCTCTCACGTGAGCACCAGTGGCTGGAACGCCGCCAAGACACCCTTCTACGCCATCTTCATGGCGTTCTTCGACCTCATGATCCGCCGCGGAATGCAACTCACGGACCCTCGCGGAGCCTTCTCGGCCGTCCAGAAGGTCACCGCGAAGCTGACCCCCAGCCGGAACACGACGACCGAGGCGCAACGGCAGGCCAACATCGACATCGTACGTGGGCTCATCGAGAAGTTCTTCACCGAGCCGCCGAAGGGCACGCTCACCCACGGGCCCGCGATGGAGATCGAGTTCCCCAACCTCATCAGGCGAGCCCCGATCGAGAGCGCACGCTACGAGTTCAAACAAGGCATCGCGTCGCTCGGCCCGAAGCGTTCGATCAACCACGACCTCCTGAAGAAGCTGCCCAAGATCATGTCGGCGATCGCCAACACCGGGCCCGACGCGGACGGATACGTGATCTTCGGCGTCGTGGACAAGGAGAGCGATGCCGCGAGAATCCAGGAGATCGACGGCGTAGTCCCGACCCAGCTCGCCCGGCAGAAGCTCGTCGGAATCGACCGCGAATGCCAGGCCCTCAGCATGGAGATGAGTGATTACACCCGGAAGATCATCCGTTCGATCCAGAACTCTCCCCTGAGCGAGCCCCTCAAGGGTGACATCGTGGCCAACATCGACACGATCTCGTATTCGGGGCGCTCATACGTCGTTGCACGCATCCCCGCCCAGCGTGATCTGTCCAGCTACGACGGCGAATACTTCGCGCGGGACGGCGAGGATCTCCGTCAGATGTCGACGAGTGAAGCGCTGGCGGCGGCCAAGCGCTTCACCTGAGTGACCGACGAACCGGGGCCGGGGCGGAGTCAGGCCCCGGCCCCGGTTCGTCAGCTCCACGGGTACGCGTCGAAGTTCCGGCTGAACTCCCACTGGTTGAACCGGTCCCAGTTGATCGACCAGGTCATCAGGCCGCGCAGACCCGGCCACGTGCCGTGGGTCTGGTAGGAGCCGCAGTCGGTTCTCTTCGTGAGGCAGTTCAGCGCCTTGTTCACTTCGGACGGTGTCGTGTGGCCGTTGCCCGCCTGGGTGGAGGCCGGGAGGCCGATGGCGAGCTGGTCGGGGCGGAGGGGCGGGAAGACGCGGTCCGTGTTGCCCGCCACCGGGAAGCCGGTGAGGAGCATGTCGGTCATGGCGATGTGGAAGTCCGCGCCGCCCATGGAGTGGTACTGGTTGTCGAGGCCCATGATCGGGCCCGAGTTGTAGTCCTGGACGTGGAGCAGGGTGAGGTCGTCGCGCAGGGCGTGGATGACCGGGAGGTAGGCGCCGGCGCGGGGGTCCTGGCCGCCCCAGGGGCCGGAGCCGTAGAACTGGTAGCCCAGTTGGACGAAGAAGGTCTCCGGGGCCATGGTCAGGACGAAGTCCGGGCCGTACGTCGCCTTGAGAGTCCTGAGCGCGGAGATCAGGTTGACGATCACCGGGCTGGTCGGGTTGCGGAAGTCCGTGTCGCCCGTCTGGAGCGAGAGGGAGTGGCCCTCGAAGTCGATGTCCAGGCCGTCGAGCCCGTACTCGTCGATGATCTTCGAGACGGAGGAGACGAAGGCGTCCCGGGCGGCCGTGGTCGAGAGCTGGACCTGGCCGTTCTGGCCGCCGATGGAGATCAGGACCTTCTTGCCGGCCGCCTGCTTGGCCTTGATCGCCGCCTTGAAGTCCGCGAGGGACTCCACGTTCGGGCATTCCGTCTGCGGGCACGGGGCGAAGCGGATGTCGCCGGAGGTCACCGAGGTGGGCTCGCCGAAGGCGAGGTTGATGACGTCCCAGGAGTCGGGGACGTCGGCCATCCTGGTGTAGCCGGAGCCGTTGGCGAAGCTCGCGTGGAGGTAGCCGACGAGCGCGTGGGCGGGCAGTCCGGGGTTCCCGCCGCCTCCCCCTGCCGTCGTCGTCGCCGTCACCGCCGCCGACTTGGGGGATTCGCCCGCGCTGTTCACGGCCGAGACCTGGAAGCTGTACGAGGTGGAGGGCGCGAGGCCGGTCGCCGTGTACGAGGTGCCGGTGACGGTCGCCACCGGGACACCGCCGCGGTAGACCTTGTACGACGTGGCTCCGGAGACCGCGGGCCAGGTCAGCGGCACGGACGTGGAGGTCGGGGTGCCCGCGCTCAGGCCGGTGGGGGTGGCCGGGATCTGGACCGGGTCACCGCCGGGGCCGACCAGGGAGAGGTCGTCGGCGTGGTAGGCGCCGGTGCCGTACCAGCCGTGGGTGTGGATCGTCACGGAGGTCGTCGAGGCGCCGGTCGTGAACGTCGTGCTCAGCTTCTGCCAGTCGGGGGCGGACTGGGTCCAGGTGGAGACGTCGGTGGTGCCGGTGCCGGACGCGCCGAGGTGGACGTAGCTGCCGCGCACCCAGCCGCTCAGTGTGTACGCGGAGTTCGGCCGCACGGTGACGGTCTGGGAACACCGGGCGTTGTCGCTGCCCACCGGGGTCGCCTGCAGTGCCTTCGTCCCGCCGTGCACGGGTGACGAGACGACGGCTCCGCTGCCCGCCGTACAACTCCAGCCGTCCAGGCCGGATTCGAAGCCGCCGTTGCGCGCGAGGTCGGTGTCGGCGGCCTGGGCCACGGGGGTGAGGGCGACGAGTCCGCCGGCGGCGAGGACGCCCGCCAGCGCGAGGACAAAGGGTCGGGTGCGGTCCACAACTGCCTCCGGGGGTGGGGGAATCGAGGTGGAGCGCGCCACAGCATGGTCCAGACCAATCAAGTGGTCAAGACCTCTGCCCCCTTTCCCTCCTTGCCAGTTGACCCGCGGCCTCGTGCATCGCCAGCTCAAGGAGCGAGGCGTCGTTGAGGGTCCCGCTCCCGTCCGGCGGCACCAGCCAGCGCACCCCGCCCGTCGCGCGCCCCGGGTACGGGACGACGATCCAGGTGCCGCGGCCCGCGCTGCGCACACCCGTGCCGAGCCAGCGTGCCGCCGTGCCCGGCGGCACGAAGAAGCCCATCCGCGCCTCTCCGAAGTCGGCGAGGACCGGTCCCGGCCGGTCCACGAGCCGGGTCAGCACATCGAGCGTGGGACAGCCGAGCTCCCCCGGCAGGATCAGCACGTCCCAACGCCTGCCGGCGGGCAGCAGCGCGATCCCGAGGGGATTGCGCTCCCATTCCCACCGGCAGGCGTCGGGATCCGGCGCCACCGATGCCAGCCACTCCACCGCGATCTTGGCCGAAGCCCCCGAACCACTCATTGCCAACGGCCTCCATTCCGTGTGCGGACGCGATGTCCACACGCAGAGAGCGGGGTCGGCGACGATCATTACGCGGGTTCGGGCCGCGTGTTGGTAGTGAAGTGGGTCACATCGTGATCGAGTGGTGTGCGCCGGGGGCGTACACCCGGCGCACACCACATCGGGACACACTCAGCTGTCGAAGCCCAGGCCCAGGCGGTCCATGGTCTTCAGCCAGAGATTGCGGCGGCCGCCGTTCTCGTCGGCGCGCGCCAGCGACCACTTGGTGAGGCCGATGCCGGCCCAGGCGATCGGCTCGGGCGGGAAGGGCAGCGGCTTGGAGCGGACCATCTCCAGCTCCGTCCGCTCCGTGCGCTCCCCCGCGAGCAGGTCGAGCATCACGTCGCCGCCGAAGCGGGTGGCACCGACGCCGAGACCGGTGAAGCCCGCGGCGTACGCGACCTTCCCCCGGTACGCCGTGCCGAAGAAGGCGGAGAAGCGCGAGCAGGTGTCGATCGCGCCGCCCCAGGCGTGGCTGAAGCGGAGCCCCTCCAGCTGCGGGAAGCAGCGGAAGAAGTGCTCGGCCAGCGTGAGGTACGTCTCCGGCCGGTGGTCCATCTCGGCGCTGACACGGCCGCCGAAGCGGTAGATCGCGTCGTAGCCGCCCCACAGGATCCGGTTGTCGGCGGTGATGCGGAAGTAGTGGAACTGGTTGGCGCTGTCGCCGAGCCCCTGGCGGTTCTTCCACCCGATGGCGGCGAGCTGCTCCGCGCTGAGGGGCTCGGTCGTCAGGGCGTAGTCGTAGACGGGGACGGTGTAGTGCCGCACCCGCTTGACCAGCGACGGGAAGACGTTGGTGCCGAGCGCGACCCGGCGGGCCAGGACCCTGCCGTACGGGGTGCGCACGCCCATGCCGGCGCCGACGGAGACGAGGTCGAGGCCGGGGGTGTTCTCATAGATCCGGACCCCGAGGTCCTGGCAGGCCCGCTTCAGACCCCACGCCAGCTTGGCGGGGTTGAGCATGGCGACGCCGCGCCTGTCCCACACGCCGCCGAGGAAGGTCGGCGAGTCGACCTCCGCGCGGACGGCGTCCCGGTCGAGGAGCTCCAGGCCGCCGGCGAGACCGAGCCGGTCCGCCTCCGCGTACCACTCCTGGAGCTCCTCGACCTGGTACGGCTCGGTGGCGACGTCGATCTCGCCGGTCCGCTCGAAGTCGCAGTCGAGGGAGTAGCGGGCGACCGCCGCCTCGATGGCGTCGAGGTTGCGCTCGCCGAGCTCCTCCAGCTTCCCCAGCTCGCCCGGCCAGCGGGCGAGCCCGTTGCCGAAACCGTGGGTGAGGGAGGCGGCGCAGAAGCCGCCGTTGCGGCCCGAGGCGGCCCAGCCCACCTCGCGCGCTTCGATCAGTACGACGTCCCGGGAGGGGTCGCGCTCCTTGGCGAGGAGCGCGGTCCACAGTCCGCTGTAACCGCCGCCGACCACGAGAAGGTCGCACTTCTCGGTGCCGGTGAGGGCGGGCAGGGCTCCGGGCTTGCCGGGGTCTTCCAGCCAGAAGGGGACGGGCTGGGCGTCGGAGAGAGATTGTGCAGCGAGACGCATGGCTACTGGGGCCATGGTTTCCAACTCCTTCAGGTGTCGCTCAGGTTGTCGCTGTTTTCTTGCGCCGGTTCGTGATGATCTGACCGGCGACCACCACCAGGACGGCGATGACGAACATCGCCGTGCCGATGACGTTGATCTGGACGGGCGTGCCGCGCTGTGCCGAGCCCCAGACGAACATGGGGAAGGTGACGGTGCTGCCCGAGTTGAAGTTGGTGATGATGAAGTCGTCGAACGAGAGCGCGAAGGCCAGCAGCGCACCCGCGGCGATACCGGGGGCGGCGATCGGCAGGGTGACCCGTACGAAGGTCTGCACCGGCCCCGCGTAGAGGTCGCGGGCGGCCTCCTCGAGCCTCGGGTCCATCGACATCACGCGTGCCTTGACCGCCACGACGACGAACGACAGACAGAACATGATGTGGGCGATGAGGACCGTCCAGAAGCCCAGCTCGGCGCCCATGTTGAGGAAGAGCGTGAGCAGGGATGCGGCCATGACGACCTCCGGCATGGACATCGGCAGGAAGATCAGCGAGTTGATCGCGCCACGCGCCCGGAAGCGGTAGCGGACCAGCGCGAAGGCGATCATCGTGCCGAGGACCGTGGCGCCCAGCGTCGCCCAGGCGGCGAGCTGGAGGGACAGGGTCAGCGAGTCGCACAGGTCGGCGACGCCGCACGGGTCCTTCCAGGCGTCGACGGAGAAGCGCTGCCAGGCGTAGTTGAACCGCCCGTTCGGCTTGTTGAACGAGAACACCATCACGACGATGTTCGGCACGATCATGTACGCGAGCGTCAGCAGCCCCGCGATGACGACCAGGTTCTTTCGTATCCAGCGCATCAGACCAGATCCTCCGTTCCGGCACGGCGGATGTAGACGGTGACCATGATCAGCACGATCGCCATGAGGATGAAGGAGAGCGCGGCCGCCGTCGGATAGTCGAGCACCCGGAGGAACTGCGACTGGATGACGCTGCCGACCATCTTGGTGTCGGTGGAGCCCAGCAGCTCCGCGTTGACGTAGTCACCGCTGGCCGGGATGAAGGTGAGCAGCGTGCCCGAGACCACGCCCGGCATGGAGAGCGGGAACGTCACCTTGCGGAAGGTGGTCGCGGGGGACGCGTACAGGTCCTTGGCGGCCTCGTGCAGCCGGCCGTCGATCCGCTCCAGGGAGGTGTAGAGCGGCAGGATCATGAACGGCAGGAAGTTGTACGTCAGACCGCAGACCACCGCCATGGGGGTGGCGAGGACGCGGTCGCCCTCGGTCCAGCCGAGCCAGCTGGTCACGTCCAGGACGTGCAGCGTGTTGAGGACGTCGACGACCGGTCCGCCGTCGGCGAGGATCGTCTTCCACGCCAGCGTCCGGATGAGGAAGCTGGTGAAGAACGGCGCGATGACCAGGACCAGGAGCAGATTGCGCCAGCGGCCGGCCTTGAAGGCGATCAGATACGCCAGCGGGTAGCCGAGCAGCAGACACAGGAGCGTGGCGGTACCGGCGTACAGCAGGGACCGGACGAACTGCGGCCAGTACTCCTGGAAGGCCTCCCAGTACGTCTGGAAGTGCCAGGTGACCTCGAAGCCCTTCTCCAGGGAGCCGGTCTGGATCGAGGTCGAGGCCTGGTAGACCATCGGCAGGGCGAAGAAGACGAGCAGCCAGACGATGCCGGGCAGCAGCAGCCAGTACGGGACGAGGCGCTTGCGCGCGGACGCCTTGCGCACGGGCGGTTCCTCTATCGGTGGCGTTGGCGTTTCTTCCTTGGTCAGCGTCGCACTCATGAGGCGTCCTCCACCGTCTCGACACCCGCGTCGATGTCCTGCGCCGCGTCCAGGCCGAAGGTGTGGGCCGGGTTCCAGTGCAGGACGACCTCGGCGCCGGGGACCAGGCGGGAGTCCCTCTCGATGTTCTGCTCGTAGACCTGCAGTTCCGCACCGGCCGGGGAGTTCACCACGTACTGGGTGGAGACGCCGATGAAGGAGGAGTCGGCGATCCGGCCGGTGACCTTGTTGCGGCCCTCGGCGATCGAGCCCGCGTCGTCGGCGTGCGCGAGCGAGATCTTCTCCGGGCGCACGCCCACGAGGACCTTGCCGCCGGCGCGTACCGTCGTCGAACAGCGGTCCGCCGGCAGCCGGAGCTTGCCGCCGCCCGCCGTCACGACCAGGTCCGAGCCGCCGGCCTCGGCGACCTCGGCCTCGATGAGGTTGGAGGTGCCCAGGAAGTTGGCGACGAACGTGGTCTGCGGGTTCTCGTAGAGGTCGGCGGGCGCGCCGAGCTGCTCGACCCGGCCCGCGTTCATCACCGCGACCTGGTCGGCCATGGTCATGGCCTCCTCCTGGTCGTGGGTGACGTGCACGAAGGTGATGCCCACCTCGGTCTGGATCCGCTTGAGCTCCAGCTGCATCTGCCGGCGCAGCTTGAGGTCGAGGGCGCCCAGCGGCTCGTCGAGGAGGAGGACCTGCGGGTGGTTGATGAGCGCGCGGGCCACGGCGACGCGCTGCTGCTGGCCGCCGGAGAGCTGGTGCGGCCTGTGCTTGGCCTTGTCGCCCAGCTGCACGAGCTCCAGCATGTCGTCGACCTGCTTCTTCACCGACTTGATGCCGCGTCGGCGCAGGCCGAAGGCGATGTTCTCGGAGACGTCCATGTGCGGGAAGAGCGCGTAGGACTGGAAGACGGTGTTGACCGGCCGCTTGTACGGCGGAAGGTCGGTGACGTCCGTGTCGCCGAGGAAGACCGAGCCGGTGGTGGGGTCCTCCAGGCCGGCGATCATCCGCAGCGTGGTGGTCTTTCCGCAGCCGGAGGCGCCGAGGAGCGCGAAGAACGAGCCCTGCGGGATGGTCAGGTCGAGCGGCTGGACGGCGGTGAAGGAGCCGTACGTCTTGCTGATGCCGGAGAGACGGACGTCGCCGCCGGTGTTCTTGTCAGTCATGGGTTGCGATCCCGGGTGGTGAGAGGGGTGGGCGGCGGGCTCAGGCACCGATGAGCTTGGCGAACTTCTCCTCGTACGCCGTCTCCTCCGCGCTGCTCAGCGAGCGGAAGGCGCGCGACTTGGCGGCCATGGCCTTGTCCGGGAGGATCAGCGTGTTGCTCGCGAGCTCGGGATCGATCTTGGCGAGCTCGTCCTTCACCCCGTCGACCGGGCAGACGTAGTTGATGTACGCGGCCAGCTGGGCGGCGACCGGAAGCTCGTAGTAGTAGTCGATGAGCTTCTCGGCGTTCGTCTTGTGCCGGGCCTTGGCGGGGACCAGCAGGTTGTCGCTGGAGGTGATGTAACCGGCCGACGGGATCGCGAACTGGATGTCGGGGTTGTCCGCCTGCAGCTGGATGACGTCACCGGCCCAGGCGAGACAGGCCGCCAGGTCGCCCTTGTCCAGGTCGGAGGTGTAGTCGTTGCCCGTGAAGCGCCGGATCTGCTTCTTGTCGACGCCCTTCTGCAGGCGTCCGATCGCCGCGTCGTAGTCGGCGTCGGTGAA harbors:
- the gabT gene encoding 4-aminobutyrate--2-oxoglutarate transaminase is translated as MNAVPQERRVVTAIPGPKSQELQARRLDAVAGGVGSVLPVFTAKAGGGIIEDVDGNRLIDFGSGIAVTSVGASAEAVVRRAAAQLADFTHTCFMVTPYEGYVEVCEALSELTPGDHAKKSALFNSGAEAVENAVKIARSYTKRQAVVVFDHGYHGRTNLTMALTAKNMPYKQGFGPFAPEVYRVPVAYGYRWPTGAENCGPEAAAQAIDQISKQIGAENVAAIIIEPVLGEGGFIEPAKGFLPAIVKFANDNGIVFVADEIQSGFCRTGQWFACEDEGIVPDLITTAKGIAGGLPLAAVTGRAEIMDSVHGGGLGGTYGGNPVACAGALGSIETMKELDLNAKAKNIESIMKARLSAMAEKFDAIGDIRGRGAMIAIELVKDRATKEPNPEAAGALAKACHAEGLLVLTCGTYGNVLRFLPPLVIGEDLLNEGLDIIENAFGQL
- a CDS encoding phosphatase PAP2 family protein; the protein is MADGPLARLDERLSRSLVDRVPRWLSELGADLGNMTVALPVLACAMAYAAWRGRRVAALYAGLGMVLVPLLVIPLKEWTARPGPLEPWAAGYYPSGHTATAMVAYFGAAFLISNRLIPVAALLTAATGTGLILRGYHWPLDVLASVALCVPLLRWPIISTRSHKRHQI
- a CDS encoding ATP/GTP-binding protein, with the protein product METEGTYESRDTRGNAVPRPAGPPVPSGGPAPTPSSTPAAAPTPSAAPTPTPTPTPTPAPAPGQGPVVPPPPTHAPTRVGVAEWLRIPRPAAEPGIWRLGHRPRPQEEPDQVPGRQLVGGAFVAYLCGWLLWSLLRNGYLEGWWIFVDNWWLLPMLWLVPDEWRQSTNPQFELYVSATYLWYAVVLGLIAVGFGRVGNWREVWHRYGVPVWPLFVLVPGVWREMPRTVTWLMWVSNVYYVLLAVAVAAAVGRVGTWPVVRRRLGLTTDTPPPPPAGAPSDPAEWPELRDAGLTESAAQLAEATRHGVLGDVDYARIRRAWQGVRTRPERLAAFTEAVRTRGAAACGHPSGLRDLPVRTATHDLATGQVRIGTAADHPRNPYARRTTGVALEPGLLGTSLLAVGPAGSGKTTRLVRPVVESLCLQALANRAAVVAVTSHGTPVGPDEAFDVVVSVGRPDSTHDLDLYGGADDPDEAARILAEALVGDLVADSRRAATALAQLVGPFRAAYGRFPGVPELRELLGGTPEALDALRTAVAGDPAQLRELDARQRQADRQTGSDDIGVLLAERIAFLDRPAFAHFFRTDGEERQFSLRAVEHPLRVRVDLPERGHAEASRIVSRLLLAQFAEAALARRDRSLFACLVLDDATYTVTGDSVRAVQRLRSANAGVVLTLRGLEDVPEALRGPLLGAVGCRMAFAGIAPWDGGRFAETWGTEWVQTRDVTNRQIISDEPLTKALHFMRRLVTGKAATAQAVTVREVERERWSASDLAHAVPAGHAVLSLTHVRGEHTPPLLVDLRS
- a CDS encoding GmrSD restriction endonuclease domain-containing protein, which codes for MSITPRGMSIQEAYSLYRSEKLTVNRNYQRKLVWGVEEKIHLIDSILRGYPIPLFLLAETSDHNYEIIDGMQRLDAIFGFIEQRYGINGEGSKEFFDLAEFSRARQLADSKVFEREPGKPQLISAAQCADLLDYQLAVTIFGPREEAKVTEVFRRINSGGRQLSAQEKRQAGVVSEFVKMLRKLASDFRYDGSPDVLPLTKMPVVSIDSARERLGYGIPAEETYWCSLGILSTRQLQQSEDEQLLADICISAIRGNTFSVSSDVLDKYFDLETAESRSLATDLSAYGSDKLAADVKLVLGAMKTMVDSTKPNVVGAFRSHVSTSGWNAAKTPFYAIFMAFFDLMIRRGMQLTDPRGAFSAVQKVTAKLTPSRNTTTEAQRQANIDIVRGLIEKFFTEPPKGTLTHGPAMEIEFPNLIRRAPIESARYEFKQGIASLGPKRSINHDLLKKLPKIMSAIANTGPDADGYVIFGVVDKESDAARIQEIDGVVPTQLARQKLVGIDRECQALSMEMSDYTRKIIRSIQNSPLSEPLKGDIVANIDTISYSGRSYVVARIPAQRDLSSYDGEYFARDGEDLRQMSTSEALAAAKRFT